The Candidatus Eremiobacterota bacterium genomic interval TGCGGTGACGGCGCCGGCGTGCGGCCGCCGCACGCCGAGACGACCGCGAGCGCGAGCGCCGCGGCGATCAGACGGCTCCGCGCGCTCACTTGGGCGTCAGCTCGTCCAGCCGTTCGCGCAGCGCCTGCGACTCGGCGCGCAGCTTCTCCATCTCCTCGCGCAAGCGCGCGAGCTCGGCCGGCTTCGACTGCTGCTCGCGGATGCGGATCGCCGCTTCCGCGGCGTCGCGCCGCAAGCGGCCGTCGCTCTCGCTCGTCGCGAGGCGGTCGAGCGTCGGCAGCAAGCGCGCGTCGCCGAGCCGCTCGGCGGCGGCGAACGCCGACATGCGCACCAAGTACGCGCGGTCGTCGAGCGCGCGCTCGAGCGCCTCGACCGCCGCGGTGCGCACCGGTTCCACGAGCGTGCCGAGCTGCGCGACCGCGCCGGTCGCCGCGCGCCGCAGCGCTTCGGGACGATCGGCCCGCAGCGCTTCCTCGATCACCGGGAGCGCGCGCGCGTCGGCGAGCGCGCCGAGCCCGCGCACCGCGCCGGAGGCGATCGTCTCGTTCCACGACCGGATCGCGATCCCGGCGACGAGCGCGTCGAGCGCGCGCGGATCGCGCGTCTTGCCGAGCGCGTGCAGCGCCGCCGCGACGACGAAATACGACGGATCGTCGCGCAGGCCGAGCAGCGCCGTCGCGACCGCTTCGTCGCGCCAGTGTCCGAGCGCGTCGGCGACGGCGCGCCGTACTTTCGGGTGCGCGTTCGCGGTGTTCGCGAGCAGCGTCTCGCGCGCCGAGGGCGCACGCGAGGCGCCGAGCGCCGCCGCCACCTCGACGCCGACGCCCCAGAACGGATCGTGCGCGAGCGCGTCTGCGAGCGCCTCGCGCGCCGCGCGGCCGGCCTCCTTCGCGAGCGCCTTCGCGGCGCGAATCCGCGCGATCGGCGAGGGATCGCCGCGCAGGATCGCCGCGTGCATGTCCGCTCCGAGCGACGAGGTCCACGACGAGAGAATCCACGCCGCCGGATCGACCCGCACCAGCGCCGGCTCGCGCTCGAGCGGCACGGCGAACGTCTGCGGCGCGCGGTCGACGTGCAGTCGCACCCGCGTCTCGCCGCGGAGCGGGCCGTCGCCGAAATCGGTGTGAACCTTCTGCGGCGGGGACGCGGCGAAGCCGACGTCGAGGTCGAACGCGTAGGCCGGATTCTCCTCGTCGATCGTCTGCTTCTGCGCGACGGTGATCAGCGCGGTCTTGCGCTCGGCGTCCCACTTGTAGTGCACGTCGATCTGCGGGTGCCCGCCGCGCTCGACCCACTGCGCGAAGAACCGCCGGGTGTTGCGGCCCGTCTCGACCTCGATCGCGCGGACCAAGTCGATCGTCTCGACGTTCTTCTGCGCGTTCGTGCTGACGTAGCGCCGCAGCGAGCGCTGCATGCGCTCCCAGCCGAGCTCGCCGCGCAGCATGTGCAGCACCGCCCCGCCCTTCTCGTAGAGGTGGCGGTCGAACAGCTCGATCGGGTCGCGGAACATGTTGCAGACGATCGGGCGCCGGTAGCGCTCGCTGTCCTCCTCGAGATAGCGCTGCACCACGCCGTACACGTCGTACAGGTACTCGTCCCAGCCTTTGTCGGCTTCCAGCCAGACCGCTTCGAAGTAGGTCGCGAAGCCTTCGTTCAGCCACGCGTGCGCCCAGTCGCGGCAGGTCACCAAGTCGCCGAACCACTGGTGCGCGAGCTCGTGCGAGGCCAGGTAGTCGGCGCTGTAGTCGAGGTGCGCGCG includes:
- a CDS encoding HEAT repeat domain-containing protein, coding for MSDHRPFALPGARPQYGPDKVVDVVHIDLRLQPDIGRKRLDAVCTTRVRAIEDGVARLVLDAVDLDVRAVRRDDGGAVPFHTSSEKLELELEPPLRAGHELVFSVEYVVENPQRGIYFIEREPKHVWTQCQDSDARYWFPCFDYPAEKQTTSATVIVPKGHFALANGALVSRTETDAETVYRYEQHVPHATYLVTLVAGPFSEVEQPHARVPIWYYTLPGREADGERAFGNTPRMVDVFERTIGVPYPYERYSQIAVADFIFGGMENTAATTQTDRVLHDERAHLDYSADYLASHELAHQWFGDLVTCRDWAHAWLNEGFATYFEAVWLEADKGWDEYLYDVYGVVQRYLEEDSERYRRPIVCNMFRDPIELFDRHLYEKGGAVLHMLRGELGWERMQRSLRRYVSTNAQKNVETIDLVRAIEVETGRNTRRFFAQWVERGGHPQIDVHYKWDAERKTALITVAQKQTIDEENPAYAFDLDVGFAASPPQKVHTDFGDGPLRGETRVRLHVDRAPQTFAVPLEREPALVRVDPAAWILSSWTSSLGADMHAAILRGDPSPIARIRAAKALAKEAGRAAREALADALAHDPFWGVGVEVAAALGASRAPSARETLLANTANAHPKVRRAVADALGHWRDEAVATALLGLRDDPSYFVVAAALHALGKTRDPRALDALVAGIAIRSWNETIASGAVRGLGALADARALPVIEEALRADRPEALRRAATGAVAQLGTLVEPVRTAAVEALERALDDRAYLVRMSAFAAAERLGDARLLPTLDRLATSESDGRLRRDAAEAAIRIREQQSKPAELARLREEMEKLRAESQALRERLDELTPK